The DNA region CCAAAAAGCCCGCCTCGTGCGGGCTTTTTGTTTGGTAACAGCTCGAGAATTTGACGCCTCATCTGCGGCCCGCAAGAAGGCAAAGTCGACGCAGCCCGGACGAAAAATTCCTGAATAATTCTTCCGAACCGACACTATACCATCCTCTAAAGCCCGCAAAATAGCGGGCTTTTTGCGTTTCTGCGAGGGTAGTCCCCCAAGTTGCCATCGATTTTCAAGTGATGACGAGATAGTTGCTAAAAGGATAATATTCTAATATACCTAGCTCAGGCGCACCTTATATTTTCGTAGTAGCAAGCAACGTCCGTCCATCCGGCGGCGCCTATTATCCTATTCAGCGAGCAGTTCGATTTCATGAAGTAGATAAGATTTATAGGGGGGAATCATGCGAAAATGGGGATCTTCTCTACTGACGTCTCCGCATGGGAGGCGTCGTATTCTATCGGCAATCTCCGCGTTGCCCGCGTTCTGCGCGCTGCTGTTTTTAGCCGGGGTTGCGTCCTCGCAAGCGCCGACCGACGAACAGCGTGACGCGATCAGGGCAGAGTGCCGCTCCGATTTCATCGCGAAATGCTCGGGGGTGACGCCGGGAGGAATCGAGGCGCTCACCTGCCTCCAGCAGCATAGCGCCACACTTTCAGCCGGCTGCCAGAAAGCGGTTTCGGCGGTGAACGTCAAACCCAAATCGACATCCGCGGAGCCAACGCCGGCGCCAGCGACCGGCGCGCCGCCGCACCAGCCGACTGAGGCGCAGCGGAATGCCCTCAAATCGGCCTGCCAGCGCGATTTCATGGCGCAATGTTCCGGCGTCACTCCGGGAGGTGCGGCGGCTCTCAGCTGTCTGCAACAACATAACGCCGCTCTATCGATGCCATGTCAGCAAGCCGTCGCCGCATTGGGGGGATCGGCGGCACCGACAACCAACGATGCGGCTGCCACCGGTGCGATCACCCCGGCCCCACGAGCAATGATGCCGGCCTTGTCGCCGCGAGAGGAAGTGATGATCCTGCGGGAAACCTGCGGCGCGGACTTCCGCGCCTTGTGCCGCATGGTCCCTCTAGGCGGAGGGCGGGGCATCGCCTGCCTGCGCGACAATCTAGAGCGCGTATCGCCGGAGTGCCACCGCGTGCTCACTTCGGGATTGTAGCGCCCGTTCGACGCTTGATCTCATAAAGAGGTCGTCGCGCCCCGGCGAGAAATTCGGTGCGCGACCCCACGAAGACCGGCAAGCACGCGTTGCCTGCCGGCTGCATGGCATCTCTCACATTTCAAGTCCGGCTGCGGAATATCCATCAGCGGCCATCTGCAATTTGATGAAATCAATGACGACACGAACGAAAGGCATTGCCATGTCATCGACTTTCCCTTTTCCGCTATTGAAGCGGATGCTTATCTATGCGTCGGTTTCTGCCGGTTTGGTGCTGCCGACGAGCGCTTGGGCGGATGATGCAAAAGAGCTGCTCAAGAAGATGTCCGATTTTCTGACGGCGCAGAAGACGATCTCCTTTACATATCAATCATCGC from Rhizobium sp. NLR16a includes:
- a CDS encoding cysteine rich repeat-containing protein, which produces MRKWGSSLLTSPHGRRRILSAISALPAFCALLFLAGVASSQAPTDEQRDAIRAECRSDFIAKCSGVTPGGIEALTCLQQHSATLSAGCQKAVSAVNVKPKSTSAEPTPAPATGAPPHQPTEAQRNALKSACQRDFMAQCSGVTPGGAAALSCLQQHNAALSMPCQQAVAALGGSAAPTTNDAAATGAITPAPRAMMPALSPREEVMILRETCGADFRALCRMVPLGGGRGIACLRDNLERVSPECHRVLTSGL